CTATTTCCCAAAGATGATTTTATACAGATCATTGTTCATTTTGATATTCCATACGAAGTTCTTCAAGGTCGAGTTACTGAAAGCCAGCGCAGTACTAATATCTTCAGGGGAGCTTATTCCAATTTTGTAGAGGTGTTGCAAAAACAGCAGACTGACTCCTTAAAGGATGATGTAATGGATCCGGTAGAGGATGAAGCAGATCACTTATTTGTGATAACGGACAACACACAATGTGAATCTGTTATTCTAGAAATTTTACAGATAGCCCGACAGTAATTTGTTCGGGCTAGTCTCATTGGGGGATTTCACATTAAAAAGCTAGTCATTCTCTTTGTTCTCTTATTGCTTTCAGCCTGTGGACCTAGATTAGATGAAAATGCTCAATTAGCAAAAGAATATTTAAAGGATCAAGGGTACTCGATTAAGTCATACGAGGGTAAATATTCTCATATCATCGAAAGGGAACAATTAGTTCATAAGCCGGAAATATCAGTTTGGGCCGTACAAACAGTAGAGCCTGATGCCTATATTGGAAAGGAAATAACACAAGAGAGATTCATTGTAAAAAATCATCCTCTTAGTAAAATATACGGCCCACAGAAAAGTTTTTCCTATAAGGTATCAGTCAGTGTTTTCATGTTTAATGGGAAAATAATTGGCGGTATATCTTTCCCGGTGGGGAATGGGATCGCAGGCTCACCCTATTCACTTGATGGCAAAACTGCTGAAGAGGTTATAGAAATGGACTATGCAGAATGGAATAAACAATGGAATGAGAAATATGGGTATTAAGTCTTTTTAGTGCTGCTCGATCTAAGCAGTACTTTTGATAAAGTACTCTTAAATAAAGAGGATGACTAAAAACTATCTTAAAAGGGGGCAATGGATGAAAAGAGTAGCTTTACTGGTTTTCATTTTTATATTTGTCTTGACTGGCTGCACGATTACAAGGGATTACTATCAGGTGTTTAAAGGTAAAAGTGATCACTGGTCCGCTGTACTGATCCAGAAAGGCAAGGTCGAATACAGAGATCATGACAAATTCGAAAACCATTATGAAATGAAATATGAACGAAACCATACTTTAAAGCTGCAGTATATTGGCAATGAACTGGATTTAGGGCGCACAGTGGAATACTCATATGATTATGGCAGCTCAGTTCGAGAAGTATTAGAAGGAGAGCCGATTGCTGTTGATGAAGTCTTCACATCATCGAGTTCCAGTGAAGGCACCAGCCATATTCCTAAAGACTCTAATTATAAACCACTCGATAATAAGGATACTATATTTGAAGTAATCATTAAGTGGAATGGTAAAGAGGAAAAAATTAAGTTAAAAGGTGAGTGAACGCACGTTGCTTTAATTAAGAAGTTACAGGCAGCCTTTTTACAATAATGAAGAATGAATACATTAACGTTGGCTTGGGAATAAGTACGACAAAAAAGCTATTACGATAGAAAAACTCGTAATAGCTTCCCTTATAGGCTATTTATTTTCCTTTATACCCAAAATTCATCTGTTGGTAGCGGCCTTTGATAATTTGGTAGATGCCGTATAAGATCAGGCCGGCTGCCATGATCGCTAATAAAAATTGGCCAAATGGCTGGTTTGCCAGTTCTGTTAATGCACCGCCCAGCCCTTTTGACTCGTTTGGGTTATGTGTGTATGCAGTGCGAATGAAGAAGAACCCAACCATACTTAAAACGATGCCCCTGGAAATGAGCCCGATTTTTCCGGAAATGCGGGTTATTTTGCGTTCTTTATCATTCATTTCATACGTCTTGAATTGTGTCATGAACTTTTCTTTTGCACCTTTATAAAGTTCATAAACACCATATCCAATTATAACTCCGCCTACTATTCCGACCAGCCAAACTCCGAATGGCTGCTCCATCAACTTGGCCGAAATCGTTTTCTCTGAATTATCGCCACCTGCTGAACCGGTGTTGCTGGCTAATTTAATCGCTCCGAAAGCTAAATTACTATAAATCAGCGCGCTGATGAAATAGCCTGCTCTTTTAACCAATCCCTTGGCATCTGTCCCTTCATCTTCAGGATCCTTAATTGCTTTTATAAAATCCCAAAGAATATAACCGATTAGCCCAATGCCGATGAACCACAAGGCAATTTCACCGAAGGGCAATGTGGCGAGTGATTGAAGAGCTCCTGATG
The window above is part of the Mesobacillus jeotgali genome. Proteins encoded here:
- a CDS encoding DUF1206 domain-containing protein, encoding MNSQSTIEVRNKLREAKPWVRRFARFGYIAKGLVYGMVGVLAALAAFGPSGDTTGTSGALQSLATLPFGEIALWFIGIGLIGYILWDFIKAIKDPEDEGTDAKGLVKRAGYFISALIYSNLAFGAIKLASNTGSAGGDNSEKTISAKLMEQPFGVWLVGIVGGVIIGYGVYELYKGAKEKFMTQFKTYEMNDKERKITRISGKIGLISRGIVLSMVGFFFIRTAYTHNPNESKGLGGALTELANQPFGQFLLAIMAAGLILYGIYQIIKGRYQQMNFGYKGK